The Caulifigura coniformis genome includes a region encoding these proteins:
- a CDS encoding prephenate dehydrogenase gives MSVAENDPPFRCETLLIVGVGLIGGAIAQHARQLGVAKNVIGLGRDASRLRAAEADGVIDRGVTTAGDVGACDLAVVCTPVDRVVADVQSLAGLARPPRVITDAGSVKEAICAPLHCVGQFVGSHPLAGSEKSGFEHASAVQFKDRICVLTPVPEAPADVLRAVRGFWEAIGMKTVTLDARTHDQVLARTSHFPHVIAYALASLLEPGDAPFVAGGFRDTTRIAASDPALWTSILMANRDAVLETFRRHRQKMAMIEEALASEDAELLRAGLLEGQRVRQSLNS, from the coding sequence ATGTCCGTCGCCGAGAATGATCCGCCGTTCCGTTGTGAGACGCTCCTGATCGTGGGCGTCGGGCTCATTGGCGGCGCGATTGCCCAGCATGCACGTCAGCTGGGCGTCGCGAAGAACGTGATCGGACTCGGTCGCGATGCGTCGCGGCTTCGCGCGGCCGAGGCTGATGGAGTCATTGATCGCGGGGTGACCACCGCAGGTGATGTCGGGGCGTGCGATCTGGCAGTCGTCTGTACTCCGGTCGACCGGGTCGTCGCCGACGTGCAGTCACTCGCCGGGCTGGCGCGGCCTCCCCGAGTGATTACCGATGCCGGAAGCGTGAAAGAAGCGATCTGTGCCCCGCTGCACTGCGTCGGGCAGTTTGTCGGGTCGCATCCGCTCGCCGGCTCCGAGAAAAGCGGCTTCGAGCATGCGTCGGCCGTTCAGTTCAAAGACCGCATCTGCGTGCTGACACCTGTCCCCGAGGCGCCGGCGGACGTTTTGCGAGCGGTCCGTGGCTTCTGGGAAGCCATTGGCATGAAGACGGTCACTTTAGACGCGCGGACCCACGATCAGGTGCTCGCCCGCACAAGCCATTTCCCGCATGTCATCGCCTATGCCCTTGCCAGCCTGCTGGAACCGGGCGATGCGCCCTTTGTCGCGGGTGGGTTTCGTGACACGACCCGGATCGCCGCGAGCGATCCCGCGCTCTGGACGTCGATTCTGATGGCCAATCGCGATGCGGTCCTGGAAACGTTCCGCCGACATCGACAGAAGATGGCCATGATCGAAGAAGCCCTGGCCAGCGAAGACGCAGAACTCCTGCGCGCTGGCCTGCTGGAAGGCCAGCGCGTCAGGCAGTCGCTCAATTCCTGA
- a CDS encoding arylamine N-acetyltransferase family protein has product MDLKSYFQRIGFEGEPAPTLETLALLQRRHAEAIPFENLDSLLRQPVRLDLPSLEQKLVHRGRGGYCFEQNHLFRAALEAIGFTVTGLAARVLWNIPEGVIPPRSHMLLRVDLDGRSWIADVGFGVLTLTAPLMLEADTEQPTPHETFRLAPRNGEFVMESRIRDRWAPMYRFDLNPQERVDYEVSNWHVSTHPESLFVNALLASRVAPGARHTLFNNELSTHSTEAGTEKRLLVNEGELRNALENVIGLNLPAGPDVDALLERIAATPAP; this is encoded by the coding sequence ATGGACCTCAAGTCATACTTTCAACGGATCGGATTCGAGGGCGAGCCGGCGCCGACCCTGGAGACACTCGCTCTTCTGCAGCGACGACACGCAGAGGCAATCCCCTTCGAGAACCTCGATTCCCTGCTCAGACAGCCCGTCCGCCTCGACCTGCCGTCTCTGGAACAGAAGCTCGTCCACCGCGGCCGTGGGGGATACTGCTTCGAACAGAATCACCTCTTCAGGGCAGCGCTGGAAGCGATCGGGTTCACCGTCACGGGGCTCGCGGCGCGAGTGCTGTGGAACATCCCTGAAGGGGTGATCCCGCCCCGGAGCCACATGTTGCTGCGCGTCGACCTGGATGGAAGATCCTGGATCGCCGACGTTGGGTTCGGGGTGCTCACCCTCACCGCCCCCCTCATGCTCGAGGCGGACACGGAGCAGCCCACCCCTCACGAGACATTCCGACTGGCGCCGCGGAATGGCGAATTCGTCATGGAGTCGAGGATTCGCGACCGCTGGGCGCCGATGTACCGCTTCGACCTGAATCCCCAGGAACGGGTCGACTATGAAGTCAGCAACTGGCACGTCTCGACGCACCCGGAGTCGCTGTTCGTCAATGCCCTGCTGGCAAGCCGCGTGGCGCCAGGAGCGCGTCACACGCTCTTCAACAACGAACTGTCGACGCACTCCACCGAGGCAGGCACTGAGAAACGACTCCTGGTGAACGAGGGTGAACTGCGAAACGCCCTGGAAAACGTCATCGGGTTGAACCTGCCGGCCGGTCCGGACGTCGATGCGCTGCTTGAACGAATTGCAGCGACGCCCGCTCCTTGA
- a CDS encoding IS630 family transposase: MRFGAGESLSKKVLKAAEQQRPDVAQKRRWWNILVQSKACRRLVFFDETGADTKMTRRYGWGPKSRRVVDHVPQGHWKTTTFAAALRASGVIAPLVLDGPMDGECFLAYVRQFLIPALEPGDLVVMDNLSSHKQSAVGDAIRQAGAEVYYLPPYSPDLNPIEKLFSKFKTLLRTSAERTTEGLWNRIGVLVDEFTPSECLNYIRSCGYTAHES; the protein is encoded by the coding sequence ATGCGCTTCGGCGCTGGGGAATCACTCTCAAAAAAAGTGCTCAAAGCTGCTGAACAACAGCGGCCGGATGTGGCTCAGAAGCGCCGCTGGTGGAACATCCTGGTGCAGTCGAAAGCCTGTCGCCGTCTGGTGTTCTTCGACGAAACCGGGGCCGACACGAAGATGACGCGACGCTATGGCTGGGGACCAAAATCACGCCGGGTCGTGGACCATGTCCCTCAAGGGCATTGGAAAACGACGACGTTCGCAGCGGCGCTCAGGGCCAGCGGAGTGATTGCTCCCCTGGTGCTGGATGGCCCGATGGATGGGGAATGCTTTCTGGCTTACGTCCGTCAGTTCCTGATCCCGGCGCTGGAGCCGGGAGACTTGGTGGTCATGGACAACCTCAGCAGCCACAAGCAGAGCGCGGTGGGTGACGCGATTCGACAGGCCGGGGCTGAGGTGTACTACCTGCCGCCGTACTCACCCGATCTCAACCCGATCGAGAAGTTGTTCTCGAAGTTCAAGACGCTTTTGCGGACGAGCGCTGAACGGACGACAGAAGGACTCTGGAACCGGATCGGAGTGCTGGTGGACGAGTTCACTCCGAGCGAATGCCTGAACTACATCCGTTCCTGCGGATACACTGCACACGAATCATGA
- a CDS encoding YggS family pyridoxal phosphate-dependent enzyme has protein sequence MADLESQLAGNLDALDRRIRAAAERAGRSPNEVTLVVVTKYAPDAAVQLLPRLGRLDLGENRPQQLVRRADLVPEARWHLIGRLQTNKVRMVLPHTVLTHSVDSPKLLERLSQTSGDLGCTSAVLLEVNISGEASKQGFDPEQVRAAWQSYLTLPNLEIRGLMTMAPFTDQPEDARPVFRQLRELRDDLRDRAGSLVERHPVRDLSMGMSGDFEVAIEEGATLIRVGSAVFENIPQ, from the coding sequence ATGGCCGACCTCGAAAGCCAGCTTGCCGGGAACCTCGACGCGCTGGACCGTCGAATTCGTGCGGCGGCCGAGCGGGCAGGTCGCTCTCCGAACGAAGTCACCCTCGTCGTCGTGACGAAATACGCGCCCGACGCCGCCGTCCAGCTTCTCCCCCGACTCGGCCGGCTGGACCTGGGCGAGAACCGGCCTCAACAACTGGTGCGGCGCGCGGACCTCGTCCCCGAAGCCCGGTGGCACCTCATCGGGCGGCTGCAGACGAACAAGGTTCGAATGGTGCTGCCGCACACCGTGCTGACCCATTCGGTCGATTCCCCGAAACTCCTGGAGCGGCTGAGCCAGACGTCCGGCGACCTGGGCTGCACGAGCGCCGTGCTGCTGGAAGTGAATATTTCCGGCGAAGCGAGCAAACAGGGGTTCGATCCGGAACAGGTCCGGGCCGCCTGGCAAAGCTACCTGACGCTGCCGAACCTGGAGATCCGCGGGTTGATGACGATGGCGCCGTTCACCGACCAGCCGGAAGATGCCCGACCAGTGTTCCGGCAGCTGCGCGAGCTGCGTGACGACCTTCGGGACCGGGCCGGATCGCTCGTCGAGCGGCACCCGGTGCGTGATCTTTCGATGGGAATGAGCGGCGATTTCGAGGTCGCCATCGAAGAGGGAGCCACCCTGATCCGCGTCGGCAGCGCGGTCTTCGAAAATATTCCGCAATGA
- the rpsR gene encoding 30S ribosomal protein S18: MPPFGKPKPDVRKMRKKRQRLKKKLKCRFCPNGDIPRPVYVDYKDVKLLKQLVDREGRIMPRRRTGTSAIYQRAVREAVLRARFIGLMPYVADE; this comes from the coding sequence ATGCCTCCGTTCGGTAAGCCGAAGCCCGATGTCCGCAAAATGCGGAAGAAGCGGCAGCGCTTGAAGAAGAAGCTGAAGTGCCGTTTCTGCCCGAACGGCGACATCCCGCGCCCGGTTTACGTCGATTACAAGGACGTGAAGCTCCTGAAGCAGCTCGTCGACCGCGAAGGGCGCATCATGCCCCGCCGCCGAACGGGAACTTCAGCGATCTACCAGCGGGCTGTCCGTGAAGCCGTCCTGCGGGCTCGCTTCATCGGCCTCATGCCGTACGTCGCCGACGAGTGA
- a CDS encoding DUF1501 domain-containing protein, whose product MPSDSDRLTPADLAHTRRRFLQTLSAASAATLTMGAPRLFAAETAPAPRATADRCILLWMGGGMAAPDTFDPKHYEPFQKGLPIEKVSSTFPAIDTAIPGVQITEGLERIASILDRGTLVRSHFQADLGNILHSRHQFHWHTGYVPPQTVAAPHLGAWMARVLGPDNPAIPPFICIGQRMEGNGEKEELKAFHTGGFLGSEYGPFMLPDADLAIEAVRPPKGMSPNRFASRYSAYQKLVNSGPNKDLASDYHRESMLRSVENAHRLLNSPDRVAFDLSLEPKESFDKYNTGRFGQGCLLARRLCEAGARFIEVTTEYVPFLHWDTHENGHDTYARMKKEIDAPIAQLILDLEAKGLLDRTLVVLATEFSRDMIIEGVPGSVAKDQSRARSDTLEEPKHYGLHRHFTGGCSALMFGGGIKKGQVYGSTADERPFLAVKDPISITDLHASIFAAMGISPAYALDIEKRPFYVTEDGKGKVATGLFEKSPV is encoded by the coding sequence ATGCCTTCTGATTCCGATCGCCTGACGCCAGCTGATCTCGCGCACACGCGGCGCCGCTTTCTCCAGACGCTGTCCGCCGCGAGCGCTGCGACGCTGACGATGGGCGCCCCGCGTCTGTTCGCGGCCGAAACGGCCCCGGCGCCCAGGGCCACGGCGGACCGCTGCATCCTCTTGTGGATGGGAGGCGGAATGGCCGCCCCGGATACGTTCGATCCGAAGCACTACGAGCCGTTCCAGAAAGGCTTGCCGATCGAAAAGGTGTCGAGCACCTTCCCGGCAATCGACACTGCGATTCCGGGTGTCCAGATCACCGAGGGGCTGGAGCGGATCGCAAGCATCCTCGACCGCGGGACGCTGGTCCGGTCGCACTTCCAGGCGGACCTCGGCAACATCCTGCACAGCCGTCATCAGTTCCACTGGCACACTGGCTACGTGCCGCCGCAGACTGTTGCCGCGCCGCACCTGGGCGCCTGGATGGCGCGCGTGCTCGGGCCGGACAATCCGGCAATTCCACCTTTCATCTGCATCGGGCAGCGGATGGAAGGCAACGGCGAAAAGGAGGAACTGAAGGCGTTCCACACGGGCGGATTCCTTGGGAGCGAGTACGGCCCGTTCATGCTGCCAGACGCCGACCTGGCGATCGAGGCGGTCCGCCCGCCGAAAGGAATGTCGCCCAACCGGTTCGCGTCGCGGTACTCGGCCTACCAGAAGCTCGTCAACTCGGGGCCGAACAAGGATCTCGCCAGCGACTACCACCGCGAGTCGATGCTCCGCAGCGTCGAGAACGCCCATCGGCTCCTGAACTCGCCCGATCGCGTCGCGTTCGACCTGTCGCTCGAGCCGAAGGAAAGCTTCGACAAGTACAACACGGGTCGTTTTGGCCAGGGCTGCCTGCTGGCCCGCCGTCTGTGCGAGGCCGGAGCGAGATTTATCGAGGTCACGACGGAATACGTGCCGTTCCTGCACTGGGACACGCACGAGAACGGGCACGACACGTACGCCCGGATGAAGAAAGAGATCGATGCGCCGATCGCGCAGCTTATTCTCGATCTCGAAGCCAAGGGGCTGCTCGATCGCACGCTCGTGGTGCTCGCGACGGAATTCAGCCGCGACATGATCATCGAAGGCGTCCCCGGCAGCGTCGCCAAGGATCAGTCACGGGCCAGGAGCGATACTCTCGAGGAACCGAAGCACTATGGCCTGCACCGACATTTCACCGGCGGCTGCAGCGCGTTGATGTTCGGCGGCGGAATCAAGAAGGGCCAGGTGTACGGTTCCACCGCAGACGAGCGGCCGTTCCTGGCCGTGAAGGACCCGATCAGCATCACCGACCTCCACGCCTCGATCTTCGCCGCCATGGGCATCAGCCCGGCCTATGCCCTGGATATCGAGAAGCGGCCGTTCTACGTCACCGAAGACGGCAAAGGGAAAGTCGCGACGGGGCTGTTTGAGAAGTCGCCGGTTTGA
- a CDS encoding IS630 transposase-related protein, which yields MDLRRRVVAEVDRGSPPAEVARRFQVTERTIWNWLALRKETGQITPRQGDVGPECVLEPHRERIFKSVQDDPGLTLAQRQRQLGLPGCATTLWNALRRWGITLKKSAQSC from the coding sequence ATGGATTTGAGGCGACGTGTCGTGGCCGAAGTCGACCGCGGCTCTCCGCCGGCCGAAGTCGCCCGGCGATTTCAGGTCACTGAACGAACCATCTGGAACTGGCTCGCGCTTCGCAAAGAGACTGGCCAGATCACTCCCCGGCAGGGAGATGTCGGCCCGGAGTGCGTTCTGGAACCGCATCGGGAGCGGATTTTCAAAAGCGTCCAGGACGACCCCGGCCTGACGCTCGCCCAAAGGCAACGCCAACTCGGTCTGCCGGGCTGCGCGACCACTCTGTGGAATGCGCTTCGGCGCTGGGGAATCACTCTCAAAAAAAGTGCTCAAAGCTGCTGA
- a CDS encoding PSD1 and planctomycete cytochrome C domain-containing protein — protein sequence MRLLKLLTLLVACLIFGTQSTAFAEVDFAHDVLPILKAHCAKCHTNGTYKGSFSLDTKTSLLESKAVEPGKPDDSDLIQRLTSDDPDYRMPPEGDRLKKDDVETLKKWVADGVPWTDGFTFRKEAYKAPLKLKRIRIPRATAATGPHPIDRILYWYGEFNDVTLSPAADDATFLRRVSLDLIGLTPTDEELEVFLFDQRPDKRETLVSSLLERDRDYAAHWITFWNDLLRNDYVGTGYIDGGRRQITKWLISSLRGNKPYDAFVRELIAPSLESEGFANGITWRGRVNASQIRELQFSQNVGQVFLGINLKCASCHDSFIDDWKLDDAYGLAAVVADEPLEIHRCDMPTGRKAAAKFVFPELGTIDPALPRAKRQARLAELLTDPRNGRFSRTIVNRLWRQLMGRGLVEPVDSMASEPWSERVLDHLADHFVTSGYDIKELLRYISTSRAYQSKTVTVEKEPATAEGFVYTGPIARRLTAEQFMDAVWSLTATGPRAPHPSLGARTEFSAVDGKVRAAYVISDPLMRSLGRPNREQVVTTRPELLTTLQALDLSNGPDLAEMLALGAKAISEEKLDRDTLVQRLFRRALSRPPSDEERQLARDLVGESPDEAGIADLIWMIIMLPEFQHVQ from the coding sequence ATGCGCTTGCTCAAGCTTTTGACGCTGCTTGTGGCCTGTCTGATCTTCGGGACGCAGTCCACTGCGTTCGCCGAGGTCGATTTTGCCCACGATGTGCTGCCCATCCTGAAGGCGCACTGTGCCAAGTGCCACACAAACGGGACCTACAAAGGCTCGTTCTCGCTCGACACGAAAACGTCGCTCCTCGAATCGAAAGCCGTCGAACCGGGCAAACCGGATGACAGCGACCTGATTCAACGTCTCACGAGCGATGATCCCGACTATCGGATGCCTCCGGAAGGCGATCGACTGAAGAAAGACGACGTTGAAACCCTGAAAAAATGGGTTGCTGACGGAGTCCCTTGGACGGACGGATTCACCTTCCGGAAAGAGGCCTACAAAGCCCCCCTCAAACTGAAGCGGATTCGCATTCCGCGGGCGACGGCCGCGACCGGCCCGCATCCGATCGATCGGATCCTGTACTGGTACGGCGAGTTCAACGACGTGACGCTCTCGCCGGCGGCCGATGACGCCACCTTCCTCCGCCGCGTCTCTCTCGATCTCATCGGCCTGACGCCGACGGACGAGGAACTGGAAGTCTTCCTGTTCGACCAGCGGCCCGATAAGCGGGAGACGCTGGTTTCCTCCCTCCTGGAACGCGACCGCGACTACGCGGCCCACTGGATCACCTTCTGGAACGACCTGCTCCGCAACGACTATGTCGGCACCGGCTACATTGATGGCGGACGCAGGCAGATCACGAAGTGGCTCATCTCGTCCCTCCGCGGAAACAAGCCGTATGACGCGTTCGTCCGCGAACTGATCGCACCATCGCTCGAGTCCGAAGGCTTCGCCAACGGCATTACCTGGCGTGGCCGGGTGAATGCCAGCCAGATCCGCGAACTCCAGTTCTCGCAGAACGTGGGGCAGGTCTTTCTTGGAATCAATCTGAAGTGCGCGAGCTGCCACGACAGCTTCATCGATGACTGGAAGCTCGATGACGCGTATGGACTCGCGGCCGTCGTCGCCGATGAGCCGCTGGAGATTCACCGCTGCGACATGCCGACAGGCCGCAAGGCGGCGGCGAAGTTCGTTTTTCCGGAGCTTGGTACTATTGATCCGGCACTTCCGCGCGCGAAGCGGCAGGCCCGGCTCGCCGAACTTTTGACCGATCCCCGGAATGGCCGGTTCTCCCGCACCATCGTGAATCGCCTGTGGAGGCAGCTGATGGGGCGCGGGCTCGTCGAGCCGGTCGACTCGATGGCATCAGAGCCGTGGAGCGAGCGGGTCCTCGATCACCTGGCCGATCATTTCGTGACGAGCGGCTACGACATCAAGGAACTCCTGCGGTATATCTCCACCTCGCGGGCCTATCAGTCGAAGACCGTGACGGTCGAGAAGGAACCGGCCACTGCGGAAGGCTTCGTCTATACCGGGCCGATTGCCCGCCGGCTGACGGCCGAACAGTTCATGGACGCGGTCTGGTCTCTGACGGCGACAGGTCCAAGGGCCCCACACCCGAGCCTGGGGGCCAGGACCGAGTTCTCCGCCGTCGACGGAAAAGTGCGGGCGGCTTACGTGATCTCGGACCCGCTCATGCGATCGCTTGGCAGGCCGAATCGCGAACAGGTCGTCACGACGCGGCCGGAACTCCTGACGACTCTCCAGGCGCTCGATCTCTCCAACGGTCCTGACCTGGCCGAGATGCTCGCCCTGGGGGCGAAAGCCATTTCGGAAGAGAAGCTCGATCGCGACACTCTGGTTCAACGGCTTTTCCGCCGGGCGCTGTCCCGTCCGCCATCCGACGAGGAACGTCAGCTGGCGCGCGACCTCGTCGGCGAAAGCCCCGATGAAGCCGGAATTGCCGACCTGATCTGGATGATCATCATGCTGCCCGAGTTTCAGCACGTACAATGA
- a CDS encoding DUF1328 family protein, translated as MLRTIILLLLIALAAGMLGFGGVEGLALWMIRILLLVFVVLLIVSVVTGGRSAPRL; from the coding sequence ATGTTGCGCACAATCATCCTGCTCCTGTTGATCGCCCTTGCCGCGGGAATGCTCGGTTTCGGCGGCGTCGAAGGTTTGGCCCTCTGGATGATCCGCATTCTTCTGCTCGTGTTCGTGGTGCTTCTGATCGTCTCGGTCGTGACCGGCGGTCGGTCGGCTCCGAGACTCTAG
- a CDS encoding nucleotide sugar dehydrogenase: MFQELKQAISNKSAKVGVIGLGYVGLPLLDAFISKGFSCIGYDVDSSKVDELNAGRSYIKHVSSEKIAGWNREKRFVATSDMSRLKEADALLICVPTPLSDSRDPDLSFVEGTAESIAKSLRKGQLIVLESTTHPTTTRDNVQPILERAGMKAGKDFFLAYSPEREDPGNPTYSAASIPKVVGGHDPHSLELAAELYSQAVVKVVPVSAMEVAEACKILENTYRAVNIALVNELKMLFDRMGIDIWEVVDAAKTKPFGFQAFYPGPGLGGHCIPIDPFYLTWLARKHGMATRFIELAGEINHHMPEYVITRMAEFLNDAAKPIKGSKIALLGMAYKKDVDDPRESPSFVLLELLLKRGAAVTYNDPHVPSLPKMRHHPSLPEMTSNELTAEYLAKQDIVLIATDHSAYDYDFIVKHSKMVLDTRNATKNVRDGREKIFKA, from the coding sequence ATGTTTCAGGAACTCAAGCAGGCCATCTCGAACAAGTCGGCCAAAGTGGGCGTTATTGGCCTGGGCTATGTCGGCCTGCCGTTGCTCGATGCTTTCATCTCCAAGGGCTTTTCCTGCATCGGCTACGACGTCGATTCCTCGAAGGTCGACGAACTGAACGCCGGCCGCAGTTACATCAAACACGTCAGCTCGGAGAAGATCGCGGGCTGGAACCGGGAAAAACGATTCGTCGCGACGTCGGACATGTCACGCCTCAAGGAGGCGGATGCACTCCTGATCTGCGTGCCGACGCCCCTGAGCGACAGCCGTGACCCGGACCTAAGCTTCGTGGAAGGGACGGCCGAGTCGATTGCGAAGTCGCTTCGCAAAGGCCAGCTGATCGTGCTGGAAAGCACGACGCATCCCACGACAACACGCGATAACGTGCAGCCGATCCTCGAACGGGCCGGCATGAAGGCCGGGAAGGACTTCTTCCTCGCCTACAGCCCGGAACGCGAAGACCCGGGGAACCCGACCTACTCGGCGGCCAGCATTCCGAAGGTCGTTGGCGGTCACGATCCGCACAGCCTGGAGCTCGCGGCGGAGCTTTACTCACAGGCCGTGGTGAAGGTCGTTCCGGTGTCCGCGATGGAAGTCGCCGAGGCATGCAAGATCCTCGAGAACACCTACCGCGCGGTGAACATCGCGCTGGTGAACGAACTGAAGATGCTGTTCGACCGGATGGGGATCGACATCTGGGAAGTCGTTGACGCGGCAAAGACGAAGCCCTTCGGCTTCCAGGCGTTTTACCCGGGGCCGGGCCTCGGCGGGCACTGCATCCCGATCGACCCGTTCTACCTGACCTGGCTGGCCCGCAAGCACGGCATGGCCACGCGGTTCATCGAGCTGGCCGGTGAAATCAATCACCACATGCCGGAGTACGTGATCACGCGGATGGCGGAGTTCCTCAACGACGCGGCCAAGCCGATCAAGGGGAGCAAGATCGCCCTGCTCGGAATGGCCTACAAGAAAGACGTCGACGACCCGCGGGAAAGTCCGTCGTTTGTACTGCTCGAACTGCTGCTGAAACGCGGCGCGGCCGTGACGTACAACGACCCGCACGTCCCGTCACTGCCGAAAATGCGGCATCATCCGTCACTGCCGGAGATGACGTCGAACGAACTGACAGCGGAGTACCTGGCAAAGCAGGACATCGTCCTGATCGCCACGGACCACTCGGCTTATGACTACGACTTCATCGTCAAGCACTCGAAGATGGTGCTCGACACCCGCAATGCGACGAAGAACGTCCGCGACGGGCGGGAGAAGATTTTCAAGGCGTGA
- a CDS encoding PrkA family serine protein kinase, whose product MNGQSLLQQISSRQSPEVYHQEHWKGSFAEYLDLVQKHPQVTRTAYQRVYDMIMADGTYPVEGQKDQIRYRFFDDPHNDGEDGIFGLTRPLMELVNVFKAAALKFGTERRVLLLHGPVGSSKSTIARLLKRGLQRYSRTEEGALYTFGWKEDDGSVTWDPMNGEPLQLVPEDQREQITSFLNEGRGPDEFKVEIVGDVCPLSRFIFKQRLDKYAGDWTKVLGDIIVRRLFLSEKDRVGIGTFQPKDEKNQDSTELTGDINYRKIAEYGSDSDPRAFNFDGEFNVSNRGIIEFVEVLKLDVAFLYDLLGASQEHKIKPKKFAQTDIDTVILGHTNEPEYRRLQSNEFMEALRDRTIKIDVPYVTVLSDEIRIYQKDYNPTRVKKHIAPHTLEIAAMWSVLTRLEEPKHHGLSLLQKLKLYNGKTLPGFTAENIKQLRREVKHEGMVGISPRFVQDKISNSLVTNTNATSLNPFMVLNEMEAGLAHHSLIPSEELRERYRQLVSVVKDEYTDIVKNEVQRAIASDEDALMRLCANYIDNVKAYTQRERVKNRFTGQDEEPDERLMRSIEERIDIPESRKDDFRREIMNYIGALAIDGKTFNYKTNERLQKALEMKLFEDQKDTIKLTSLVSNVVDKDTQEKIDIVKSRLIRNYGYNDESATDVLQYVASIFARGDAKNEQRK is encoded by the coding sequence ATGAATGGACAGTCTCTCCTGCAGCAGATTTCGTCCCGCCAGTCTCCCGAGGTTTATCACCAGGAGCATTGGAAAGGGTCGTTCGCCGAGTACCTCGACCTTGTTCAAAAGCACCCGCAGGTGACGCGCACCGCGTACCAGCGAGTTTACGACATGATCATGGCCGACGGGACGTATCCCGTGGAGGGCCAGAAAGACCAGATCCGATACCGCTTTTTCGACGACCCTCACAACGACGGGGAAGACGGCATCTTCGGCCTCACCCGGCCGCTCATGGAACTCGTCAACGTCTTCAAGGCCGCCGCACTCAAGTTCGGCACCGAGCGGCGCGTGCTTCTGCTGCACGGCCCGGTCGGAAGCTCCAAGTCCACGATTGCCCGTCTTCTGAAACGCGGCTTGCAGCGCTATTCCCGCACCGAAGAAGGGGCGCTCTATACCTTCGGCTGGAAGGAAGACGACGGTTCCGTCACATGGGACCCCATGAACGGCGAACCGCTCCAACTCGTCCCGGAAGACCAGCGCGAGCAGATCACGTCCTTCCTGAATGAAGGTCGCGGCCCTGACGAGTTCAAGGTCGAGATCGTCGGCGACGTCTGCCCGCTGTCGCGGTTCATCTTCAAGCAGCGGCTCGACAAGTACGCCGGCGACTGGACCAAGGTTCTTGGAGACATCATCGTTCGTCGGCTGTTCCTCTCAGAGAAAGACCGCGTCGGCATTGGCACGTTCCAGCCCAAGGACGAAAAGAACCAGGACTCCACCGAGCTCACTGGCGACATCAACTACCGCAAGATCGCCGAGTACGGTTCTGACTCCGATCCGCGCGCCTTCAACTTCGACGGCGAGTTCAACGTTTCCAACCGGGGCATCATCGAGTTTGTCGAAGTTCTGAAGCTCGACGTCGCCTTCCTCTACGACCTCCTCGGCGCGTCGCAGGAACACAAGATCAAGCCGAAGAAGTTCGCGCAGACCGACATCGACACCGTCATCCTCGGCCATACGAACGAGCCCGAGTACCGCCGGCTGCAGTCGAACGAGTTCATGGAAGCGCTGCGCGACCGGACGATCAAGATCGACGTTCCCTACGTCACGGTCCTCAGCGATGAAATCCGCATCTACCAGAAGGATTACAACCCGACGCGGGTCAAGAAGCATATTGCCCCGCATACGCTCGAGATCGCGGCCATGTGGTCCGTGCTGACGCGTCTGGAGGAACCCAAGCACCACGGCCTGTCGCTGCTGCAGAAGTTGAAGCTGTATAACGGCAAGACGCTTCCCGGCTTCACCGCCGAGAACATCAAGCAGCTCCGGCGCGAGGTGAAGCACGAAGGTATGGTCGGCATCTCGCCGCGGTTCGTTCAGGACAAGATCTCCAACTCGCTGGTCACAAACACCAACGCGACGAGCCTGAACCCCTTCATGGTGCTGAACGAGATGGAGGCCGGGCTGGCCCATCACAGCCTGATTCCGTCCGAGGAACTGCGCGAGCGGTATCGGCAGCTCGTTTCGGTCGTGAAGGACGAGTACACCGATATCGTGAAGAACGAGGTCCAGCGTGCAATTGCGTCGGATGAAGACGCCTTGATGCGGCTGTGCGCCAACTACATCGACAACGTGAAGGCCTACACGCAGCGAGAGCGTGTGAAGAATCGCTTCACCGGTCAGGACGAAGAGCCCGATGAGCGGCTGATGAGGTCGATCGAAGAACGGATCGACATTCCCGAATCGCGGAAGGACGACTTCCGACGGGAGATCATGAACTACATCGGCGCCCTGGCGATCGACGGGAAGACGTTCAACTACAAGACCAACGAACGCCTGCAGAAGGCCCTCGAAATGAAGCTGTTCGAGGACCAGAAGGACACGATCAAGCTGACGAGCCTCGTCTCCAACGTTGTCGACAAGGACACGCAGGAGAAGATTGACATCGTCAAATCGCGACTCATCCGGAACTACGGTTACAACGACGAATCGGCCACCGATGTGCTTCAGTACGTCGCCAGCATTTTCGCGAGAGGCGACGCCAAGAACGAACAGAGGAAGTGA